Proteins co-encoded in one Prosthecobacter algae genomic window:
- a CDS encoding VC0807 family protein translates to MPPPNQEQPNPLADLLLTIILPSVILESLSKPDRLGPAWALVVALLLPLGFGIYCFIKKRGLNFFSVLGLVAIIVTGGLGLLNLSAVWFAAKEAAFPIFLGLAFPLSFLWGKPLVSELLLNPQVINHDLLNSRLNTEGQKQSFQALLRQASWALAGTMLLSAVANAMLVLYYLEGTVPGTEEYTKAIGRQNWVGFIVIGVPMMAATMGLLFWMLGRLKKLTGLERDDLMNPGTTVRRQVGE, encoded by the coding sequence ATGCCTCCGCCTAACCAAGAACAGCCGAATCCTCTCGCCGATCTCCTCCTGACCATCATTCTGCCGTCAGTCATTCTCGAGTCCCTGAGCAAACCTGATCGCCTGGGGCCTGCCTGGGCCCTGGTGGTGGCGCTGCTGCTGCCGCTCGGCTTTGGCATTTACTGCTTCATCAAGAAGCGCGGGCTGAATTTCTTTTCCGTGCTGGGGCTGGTGGCCATCATCGTCACGGGCGGCCTCGGTCTGCTGAATCTCAGCGCGGTCTGGTTTGCGGCGAAAGAGGCGGCATTTCCCATCTTCCTAGGTCTGGCCTTTCCTCTCAGTTTCCTATGGGGAAAGCCCCTGGTTTCCGAACTGCTGCTAAATCCTCAGGTCATCAACCATGACTTGCTCAACAGCCGCCTCAATACTGAGGGACAAAAGCAGTCCTTTCAAGCTCTCCTCCGGCAGGCCTCCTGGGCACTGGCCGGGACGATGCTCCTCTCTGCCGTGGCCAATGCGATGCTGGTGCTTTATTATCTCGAAGGCACCGTGCCAGGCACGGAGGAATACACGAAAGCCATCGGCCGGCAAAACTGGGTGGGGTTCATTGTCATCGGCGTCCCCATGATGGCAGCGACCATGGGCCTTCTCTTTTGGATGCTTGGCCGACTGAAAAAGCTCACGGGATTGGAGCGCGATGATCTCATGAACCCCGGCACCACGGTGCGACGTCAGGTGGGTGAGTAA
- a CDS encoding GNAT family N-acetyltransferase translates to MTPELPVTIRHYRLEDLETLRQITVDSFGAVALDQMLEDRLGIWNDRDWKARKADNINDDCTVNPEGCFVAERGGQILGYITTRADHVNSVGRIPNLAVVEAARGLGLGRRLIHHALDYFREQNLRVAKIETMASNVIGQNLYPSCGFEEIGRQVHFAMRL, encoded by the coding sequence ATGACTCCCGAACTGCCCGTTACCATCCGCCATTATCGCCTGGAAGATCTGGAGACTCTGCGGCAAATCACGGTGGACTCCTTTGGGGCTGTGGCCCTGGACCAGATGCTGGAGGATCGCCTGGGCATCTGGAATGACCGTGACTGGAAAGCCCGCAAGGCCGACAACATCAACGATGATTGCACGGTCAATCCCGAAGGTTGCTTCGTCGCAGAGCGGGGGGGCCAGATCCTGGGCTACATCACCACCCGGGCAGACCATGTCAATTCGGTGGGGCGCATTCCTAACCTTGCCGTGGTGGAGGCCGCACGTGGTCTGGGCCTTGGCCGCCGCCTCATCCATCACGCGCTTGACTATTTTCGGGAGCAAAATCTGCGTGTGGCCAAGATCGAAACCATGGCCTCCAACGTCATCGGGCAGAATCTTTACCCGAGCTGTGGATTTGAAGAAATCGGTCGCCAGGTGCATTTTGCCATGCGGCTTTGA